CGCATCGACACCGCCGTACGGGAGACGGTCGACGAGGTGACGGCCGACCTGTCGCCACGGTGGACCGCCGCCGTCCGCGCGGCGTCCGTCGACACCCTCCCCGAGCTGGAGGACGCGCTCGACCGAGCGGTCGCCGGCGTCGACCTGGGAGCCGACCGGCCGCCCGCGTGGTCGCGCCTGCTGCAGCTGCTGCAGGTGCTGGCGTTCACGGCCGCGCTCGCCGGCGTCGGTTGGCTCGGCTACCTGGCCGTCGTACCCATGACCGGTGGTGACGCTCCGGAGCCCCCGCAGGCCGCGGGCATGTCCCTGCCCGTGCTGCTCGCCCTCGGTGGTCTGGTGGCGGGCATCGCCCTGACGGTCCTGGGTGCGTTGAGCGCCGGCCTCGCCGCGCGCTCCGCCGGCAGACGCGCACGGTCGCGGCTCGAGGCCGCGGTGCGCGAGGTTGTCGCCCGGCTGGTGATCGCGCCCGTGGAGGCCGAGCTCGACAGCTGCCGCGCGGCCCGCGCCGGACTCGACACCGCGCTGCGGTAGAGCTGCGGTAGGGAATCGGGCTGGGCCGGCTGCGGTCCCCAGGCGCCCGCTCCTCGCGACTGTCCCCAACGCCGCGGTCGCGGGCTCGGCGGTGGACCGCCGTCGGTGAGGCTCCCTGGGACAACTGTTCCCGTCCCCAGGAGGTTCGCCCGATGTACGACACCTACGTCGTCCTGCAGGGCTGGGTCGGCACCGACCCGGAGACCCACACTGCTGGCACCGCCACCGTGACCAAGTTCCGGGTGGGGTGCACCCCGCGCTATCGCAAGAAGAACGACGAGTACCACGACGGCGAGACCACGTGGTACGACGTCAAGGCCTGGCGCACGCTCGGCGAGAACGTCGCCCGTTCGGTCCGCAAGGGTGACCCGGTCGTCGTGCGCGGTCGGCTCCAGGCCGACCAGTGGCAGCGCGACGACGGTGTGCGCTCCACGACCCTGGTGGTGGAGGCCGGCTTCGTCGGCCACGACCTCAACCGCGGCACCGCGGCGTTCATCCGCACGCCGCGCAAGGAGTACGCCGACGCGGATGCCGGGCCGGCGACCGCGCAGGCCGCCCACGGCGGCGACCCCTGGGCGTCGGCTCCGACGGCCGAGCCCGAGAGCGTGGAGGGCCCGGCGGCGTCGGTCGCCTGATCCCGGTCCGGCGGTCGGCGCGGTCGGCTGACGCTCGGCGGCCGCCGGGCCGGTTCGGTCTCACGGGACCTGCGGCCGTAGGGTTCGGCCCATGGCTGAGTACGTGTTCACGCTGCGCAACGTCCGCAAGGCGCACGGGGAGAAGGTCATCCTCGACAACGTCACCCTCTCGTTCCTCCACGGAGCGAAGATCGGTGTCGTCGGACCCAACGGCATGGGCAAGTCGACCCTGCTGCGGATCATGGCTGGTCTCGACCAGCCGTCCAACGGCGACGCGATCCTCGACCCCGACGCCACGGTCGGCATGCTCCAGCAGGAGCCGCCGCTGACCGAGGGCAAGACGGTGCTGGAGAACGTCGAGGAGGCCGTCGGCGCGATCAAGGGCAAGCTCGACCGGTTCAACGCCATCTCCGAGGAGATGGCCAGCCCCGACGCCGACTTCGACACGTTGCTCGCCGAGATGGGCGACCTGCAGGCCGACCTCGACCACGCTGGCGCCTGGGACCTCGACAGCCGCCTCGACCAGGCGATGGACGCCCTGCGCTGCCCGCCACCGGACGCGCTCGTCGACCACCTGTCCGGTGGTGAGCGACGCCGCGTCGCGCTGTGCAAGCTGCTGCTCCAGCAGCCCGACCTGCTGCTGCTCGACGAGCCCACCAACCACCTGGACGCCGAGTCGGTGCAGTGGCTGGAGGGGCACCTCAAGAACTACCCCGGCGCCGTCCTGGCCGTGACCCACGACCGGTACTTCCTCGACAATGTCGCGGAGTGGATCGCCGAGGTCGACCGCGGGGCGATCCACGGCTACGAGGGCAACTACTCCACCTACCTGGAGACCAAGAAGGAGCGGCTCAAGATCGAGGGCCAGAAGGACGCCAAGCGCGCCCGGTTGCTCGAGAAGGAGCTGGAGTGGGTCCGCTCCAACGCCAAGGCCCGGCAGACCAAGAGCCGCGCCCGTC
The nucleotide sequence above comes from Nocardioides massiliensis. Encoded proteins:
- a CDS encoding single-stranded DNA-binding protein is translated as MYDTYVVLQGWVGTDPETHTAGTATVTKFRVGCTPRYRKKNDEYHDGETTWYDVKAWRTLGENVARSVRKGDPVVVRGRLQADQWQRDDGVRSTTLVVEAGFVGHDLNRGTAAFIRTPRKEYADADAGPATAQAAHGGDPWASAPTAEPESVEGPAASVA
- the ettA gene encoding energy-dependent translational throttle protein EttA, which gives rise to MAEYVFTLRNVRKAHGEKVILDNVTLSFLHGAKIGVVGPNGMGKSTLLRIMAGLDQPSNGDAILDPDATVGMLQQEPPLTEGKTVLENVEEAVGAIKGKLDRFNAISEEMASPDADFDTLLAEMGDLQADLDHAGAWDLDSRLDQAMDALRCPPPDALVDHLSGGERRRVALCKLLLQQPDLLLLDEPTNHLDAESVQWLEGHLKNYPGAVLAVTHDRYFLDNVAEWIAEVDRGAIHGYEGNYSTYLETKKERLKIEGQKDAKRARLLEKELEWVRSNAKARQTKSRARLARYEELAAEADKARKIDTADINIPPGPRLGDVVLEAHGLSKGFGDRTLIDDLSFTLPRAGIVGVIGPNGVGKTTLFRMITGNETPDSGELKIGQTVKISYVDQSRGGIDPQKNVWEVVSDGLDHIKVANFEMNSRAYVASFGFKGPDQQKKAGVLSGGERNRLNLALTLKMGGNLLLLDEPTNDLDVETLSSLEDALLDFPGCAVVTSHDRWFLDRVATHILAWEGTDENPAQWFWFEGNFAAYEENKVERLGADAARPHRVTHRRLTRD